Proteins co-encoded in one Arachis hypogaea cultivar Tifrunner chromosome 13, arahy.Tifrunner.gnm2.J5K5, whole genome shotgun sequence genomic window:
- the LOC112735489 gene encoding uncharacterized protein, whose product MSGNDIDVYLEPLVDELKQLWDGVETYDANKGTTFKMRAALIWTISDFPRLKNLSGWNTYSGLACPTSKRRCIGEDADQDDSYWKKRSVFFELPYWKDHMLRHNLDVMHIEQNICDNVVFTILNDSVKSKDNLKASKDLQSMGIRPELWPDEGGKYPSAIFTMSNPQKNVFLKTLQNVVFPDGYSSNITRCVDIRKRKLYGLKSHDCHILMEQLLPILVKNALPSPVSTVIANLSSFFRELCGKAVNPMQLGGLSNHVMQILSRVNDQPVDVTNNIGKTMFPEIGKASRAVSHFGLTLMERDQAHRHVLVNCEAVVPFIDTFRTETKRKLWHQTRSPSKIDRVVHAEFSRWFKRKVPMDSTLHSKEMKLLACGPMQARCFRAYNINGYKFRTITKEDGLKTQNSGVYVSSNTSYASMRDNRVAVGSVPYYGNIVDIIELNYSCHFTVVLFKCIWVDTTTSRGIKQYHLDLTSVNFTRPTHTGDREEDEPYILASKAHLVYYVRGEVDQEWSVAVHVKPRDLYDMGGENEKVEAAAFSPQPGLNMSAAGDISDLQLTREDDIEDPIEDVSDNIDDVA is encoded by the exons ATGTCGGGTAATGACATAGATGTTTATTTGGAGCCCTTGGTGGATGAGTTGAAGCAACTCTGGGATGGCGTTGAAACTTATGATGCTAATAAGGGGACCACTTTCAAGATGCGTGCGGCACTAATATGGACTATTAGCGATTTTCCAAGGTTGAAAAATTTATCTGGGTGGAACACGTATAGTGGGTTAGCATGTCCTACGT CCAAAAGAAGATGCATTGGTGAAGATGCAGATCAAGATGACTCGTATTGGAAAAAGAGGAGCGTGTTCTTTGAACTCCCGTACTGGAAGGATCACATGTTGCGTCATAACCTTGACGTGATGCATATAGAGCAAAACATTTGTGACAATGTGGTCTTCACTATCTTAAATGATAGCGTTAAATCAAAAGACAATCTTAAAGCTAGCAAAGATTTACAAAGCATGGGCATAAGGCCTGAATTGTGGCCGGACGAAGGTGGTAAATATCCTTCAGCAATCTTCACAATGTCGAATCCACAGAAGAATGTATTCCTGAAGACTCTACAGAACGTGGTCTTTCCAGATGGTTACTCGAGCAATATTACTCGTTGTGTTGACATCCGAAAGCGCAAGTTGTATGGGTTGAAAAGTCACGACTGCCACATTCTAATGGAACAATTACTTCCGATTTTGGTGAAGAATGCATTGCCGAGTCCGGTGTCGACTGTGATTGCGAATCTGTCTTCATTTTTTCGAGAACTCTGTGGAAAAGCTGTAAACCCTATGCAGCTTGGTGGCCTTTCGAACCATGTTATGCAAATTCTGT CGCGAGTTAATGATCAACCTGTTGATGTTACAAACAATATAGGAAAAACTATGTTCCCAGAAATTGGAAAAGCTTCAAGAGCTGTTTCACATTTTGGACTGACCCTGATGGAAAGAGATCAGGCACATCGTCATGTGCTAGTCAATTGCGAGGCCGTCGTTCCATTTATTGA TACATTTAGGACAGAAACGAAGCGAAAATTATGGCATCAAACAAGGTCGCCATCTAAGATAGACCGTGTTGTGCATGCAGAATTTTCTCGCTGGTTCAAGCGTAAG GTTCCAATGGACAGTACTCTACATTCGAAAGAAATGAAGTTGCTGGCATGCGGTCCCATGCAGGCAAGATGTTTTAGGGCGTACAACATCAATGGATACAAGTTTAGAACTATCACAAAGGAAGACGGGCTGAAAACCCAAAATAGTGGAGTTTATGTCTCATCCAATACAAGTTATGCAAGCATGCGTGACAATAGAGTGGCTGTTGGTAGTGTTCCATATTATGGAAACATTGTGGACATAATCGAACTGAACTACAGCTGCCATTTCACAGTGGTTTTGTTCAAATGTATTTGGGTTGATACAACTACGAGCAGAGGCATCAAACAATACCATCTGGACCTTACCAGCGTTAATTTCACTCGTCCAACTCACACCGGTGATCGAGAAGAGGATGAACCGTACATATTGGCATCAAAAGCTCATCTCGTGTACTATGTACGTGGTGAAGTAGATCAAGAATGGAGTGTAGCGGTTCATGTAAAACCACGAGACTTGTATGACATGGGAGGAGAGAATGAAAAAGTTGAAGCTGCTGCTTTTTCTCCACAACCCGGGTTGAACATGTCAGCAGCAGGTGACATCAGTGATTTACAGTTGACAAGGGAAGATGATATAGAAGACCCAATAGAAGATGTTTCTGATAACATCGATGATGTGGCATAG